A region of Bacteroidales bacterium DNA encodes the following proteins:
- a CDS encoding S9 family peptidase yields MKPTDMQPPDAEKKPKELTIHGDTRIDNYYWLNQRDNPEVIEYLEAENEYTEAVLKPTEDLQNKLFKEMKGRIKEDDSSVPYKKNGYYYYRRYEEGKEYPIYCRKKGSLEAEEEVMLDVNEMAKGHDFYRVVGLSVSPDNSMLAYGVDTVSRRKYTIHVKDLETGETHEDAIPVTTGNAVWAGDNKTLFYTKKQEETLRAYKIFSHKLGTDFSQDREIFHESDETFDTYVSKSKSEAYIMIGSHSTMADEYRYLSASDPDGEFTVIQPRERGVEYSVSHFDDSFYIVTNWQAKNFRLMKTPVGQDNKENWEEVIPHREDVFLEGIEVFKDYLVVDERKEGLTRLRVINWENNDEHYIDFEEEAYSASLGVNPDLNSKVLRYEYSSLTTPQSTYDYNMETKEKELKKREEVLGDFNPNDYQTRRLWAEADDGEQIPMSVVYRKGIELDGSNPALLYGYGSYGYTRDASFNANRLSLLDRGFVYAIAHIRGSQYLGREWYEDGKLLNKKNTFTDFNDCAEHLTKKGYTSPEHLYAMGGSAGGLLMGAIVNMQPELYNGVVAAVPFVDIVTTMLDESIPLTTSEFDEWGNPKEEKYYEYMLSYAPYDNVKEQEYPHMLVTTGLHDSQVQYWEPAKWIAKLRDKKTDDNILILQTNMEAGHGGASGRYEALRETARNYAFILYLEGMIG; encoded by the coding sequence ATGAAACCAACGGATATGCAACCCCCGGATGCAGAAAAGAAGCCTAAGGAACTAACCATTCACGGAGACACCCGTATCGACAATTATTACTGGCTGAACCAGCGGGATAATCCGGAAGTTATTGAATACCTCGAGGCCGAGAATGAATACACGGAAGCTGTTCTGAAGCCTACCGAAGACTTACAGAACAAGCTTTTTAAAGAAATGAAGGGTAGGATCAAAGAGGATGACAGCTCCGTTCCCTATAAGAAGAATGGTTATTATTATTACAGGCGCTATGAGGAAGGTAAAGAATATCCCATTTACTGCCGGAAGAAGGGATCCCTGGAAGCGGAGGAAGAAGTGATGCTGGATGTCAATGAAATGGCCAAAGGGCATGATTTCTACAGGGTGGTAGGATTGAGTGTCAGCCCTGACAACAGTATGCTGGCTTACGGGGTGGACACGGTCAGCAGAAGAAAATACACCATCCATGTAAAGGACCTGGAGACCGGTGAAACCCATGAAGATGCGATCCCGGTGACTACAGGCAATGCGGTTTGGGCCGGCGACAACAAAACATTGTTTTATACGAAGAAACAGGAAGAAACGCTGCGTGCTTATAAGATTTTCAGTCACAAGCTGGGTACTGACTTTTCACAGGACCGGGAAATATTCCACGAATCAGATGAAACTTTTGACACCTATGTTTCCAAAAGCAAGTCGGAAGCGTACATTATGATCGGCTCCCACAGTACCATGGCAGATGAATACCGTTATCTTTCCGCTTCGGATCCCGACGGCGAATTTACGGTCATTCAACCCAGAGAAAGGGGAGTGGAATATTCGGTATCTCATTTTGATGACTCTTTTTACATAGTGACCAACTGGCAAGCCAAAAATTTCAGACTGATGAAAACGCCGGTCGGACAGGATAATAAAGAAAACTGGGAGGAGGTGATCCCACACCGGGAAGACGTTTTTCTTGAAGGCATCGAAGTATTTAAGGATTATCTGGTGGTCGATGAAAGAAAAGAAGGCCTTACCCGCCTGAGGGTAATCAACTGGGAGAATAATGATGAGCATTATATTGATTTTGAGGAGGAAGCTTATTCCGCCAGCTTAGGAGTAAACCCCGATCTGAACAGCAAGGTTCTGAGATATGAATACAGCTCTCTGACCACACCCCAGTCCACTTACGACTATAATATGGAAACGAAAGAAAAAGAATTGAAAAAAAGGGAAGAAGTGTTGGGTGACTTCAATCCCAATGATTACCAAACCAGGCGTTTGTGGGCTGAAGCCGATGACGGGGAGCAAATTCCGATGTCGGTGGTATATCGTAAAGGCATCGAGCTGGACGGAAGCAATCCGGCCCTTTTATATGGATATGGTTCATACGGATACACCCGGGATGCGAGTTTCAATGCAAACCGTCTGAGTTTGCTGGATCGCGGTTTTGTTTATGCCATAGCCCATATCCGGGGAAGCCAGTATCTGGGAAGAGAATGGTATGAAGACGGCAAGCTGCTGAACAAGAAAAATACGTTCACCGATTTTAACGACTGTGCCGAGCATCTCACCAAAAAAGGATATACCAGCCCGGAACACTTGTATGCTATGGGTGGAAGCGCCGGCGGACTGCTGATGGGTGCCATTGTCAATATGCAGCCCGAACTGTATAACGGTGTGGTGGCCGCTGTTCCCTTTGTGGATATTGTCACCACCATGCTTGATGAAAGCATCCCGCTAACCACAAGCGAATTTGATGAGTGGGGTAATCCCAAAGAAGAAAAATACTATGAGTACATGTTATCCTATGCCCCTTACGACAATGTGAAGGAACAGGAATATCCCCACATGCTGGTCACCACAGGTTTGCATGATTCACAGGTACAATACTGGGAACCGGCCAAATGGATTGCCAAACTGAGGGATAAGAAGACGGATGACAATATACTTATCCTTCAAACCAATATGGAGGCAGGACACGGTGGAGCCTCAGGGCGCTATGAGGCCCTGAGGGAAACGGCCAGAAATTATGCGTTTATCCTGTATCTGGAAGGGATGATTGGATGA